A genomic region of Ignavibacteria bacterium contains the following coding sequences:
- a CDS encoding GHKL domain-containing protein: MRKELDHSLIKQAETIYNFVQKSDINLADFEADSIYASPDELVYDLIFEALAYNPKNTFVQIKVKDKIVFKTANLVSTTFNFKDQKEGLELFDYNDPNLSDYLIRVVNFKKKEYNITVAYPLDLIYSTLNNLLQLYILIFPFSLIISFVVGAFLSFRALARIDKIINRTEEIDAYNLNAYLEGEDASDEYGRLVRTLNNMLKRIKSSIEYMNYFTVSASHELKTPLTILRGELELALKSTKSNEEYLEIIKSSYEETMRLINIIDRLFLITKLDNSIINLNISPIDLTNLLNRVVNDFSFLLREKKIKVKYNLDTNDDLFINADGELLKQLFINLLDNAIKYSYPETEIVINCKKTPENKVRFEIINQSEHIPEDVLPHLFERFYRVESSRNRGLGGIGLGLSIVKQIVDLHKFSINLKSEKEGYFIVSIIM, encoded by the coding sequence ATGAGAAAAGAACTCGACCATTCATTAATAAAGCAAGCTGAAACAATTTATAATTTTGTCCAAAAAAGCGATATAAATTTAGCTGACTTTGAAGCAGATTCAATTTATGCATCACCTGATGAGTTAGTTTATGACTTAATTTTCGAAGCATTAGCATATAATCCTAAAAATACTTTTGTACAGATTAAGGTTAAAGACAAAATAGTTTTTAAAACGGCAAATCTTGTATCGACAACTTTCAATTTTAAAGATCAAAAGGAAGGACTTGAGCTTTTTGATTATAATGATCCAAACCTTTCCGATTACCTTATAAGAGTTGTTAATTTCAAAAAGAAAGAATATAACATTACAGTTGCGTATCCACTTGATTTGATATATTCTACACTAAATAATTTGTTGCAGCTTTACATTTTAATTTTTCCATTTTCATTGATAATCTCATTTGTTGTGGGTGCATTTCTTTCTTTTAGGGCTTTAGCTAGAATTGATAAAATAATTAATCGTACTGAAGAAATAGACGCATATAATCTGAATGCTTATCTCGAAGGTGAAGATGCTTCCGATGAATATGGAAGGTTAGTCAGAACTCTTAATAATATGTTGAAAAGAATAAAAAGCTCAATTGAGTATATGAATTATTTCACCGTGAGCGCATCACATGAACTTAAGACTCCGCTAACAATCCTTCGTGGAGAATTAGAACTTGCTTTAAAATCAACGAAGTCGAATGAAGAGTACCTTGAAATAATTAAAAGCAGTTATGAAGAAACTATGAGATTGATAAATATCATCGATCGATTATTCTTGATCACAAAGCTTGATAACTCAATTATTAATCTTAATATTTCTCCAATTGATCTAACGAATTTGCTAAACCGCGTCGTAAACGATTTTTCTTTTCTACTAAGAGAAAAGAAAATAAAAGTTAAATATAATTTAGACACTAATGATGACTTGTTTATAAACGCTGATGGTGAATTATTAAAACAATTATTTATTAATCTACTTGATAATGCAATTAAATATTCTTATCCAGAGACCGAAATTGTGATTAACTGCAAAAAAACTCCAGAAAACAAAGTAAGATTTGAGATTATTAATCAGAGCGAACACATCCCGGAAGATGTTCTCCCGCATCTATTTGAAAGGTTTTATCGTGTTGAATCGTCAAGAAATAGAGGACTTGGCGGGATTGGTCTTGGTTTATCCATTGTAAAGCAAATTGTTGATCTTCATAAATTTTCAATCAATTTAAAGAGCGAAAAGGAAGGTTATTTTATAGTTTCGATTATAATGTAA
- a CDS encoding carbohydrate ABC transporter permease, whose amino-acid sequence MKFFKAALTYTILILFIFISVFPFLWLVSTSFKGSEEIFIIPPKLIPQKFTLNNFKEIWTAIPFGRYYINSFIVTLFVVIGNLFLGSLTGFILARFNFRFKKILMFIVIVSLIIPQEMILIPNYLILLNLRLIDSLVGIILPSLVSGFSIFMMRQAFISIPNEFIDAAIVDGCSLFKVYWKILLPMAKPTLISLALLVFISTWSDFLFPLIILRSQENYTLQVGLSYMTGTFVDNFRLIASGSLLAMLPSILLTVFLSKYFEKGIFEGGIK is encoded by the coding sequence ATGAAATTTTTCAAAGCTGCGCTCACATATACCATATTAATTTTATTTATTTTCATTTCGGTCTTTCCTTTTCTATGGTTAGTTTCAACTTCATTTAAAGGTTCTGAAGAAATTTTCATAATTCCCCCAAAATTAATTCCCCAAAAATTTACGCTAAATAATTTTAAAGAGATATGGACAGCCATTCCTTTTGGAAGATATTACATAAACTCATTTATTGTCACACTTTTTGTTGTTATAGGAAATCTCTTCTTAGGTTCTTTAACTGGATTTATTCTTGCCAGATTTAATTTCAGATTTAAAAAAATTTTAATGTTTATCGTGATTGTTTCTTTAATAATTCCGCAAGAGATGATTTTAATTCCAAATTATTTAATTCTTCTAAACTTAAGATTGATTGACTCACTTGTGGGAATAATTCTTCCTTCACTTGTTAGTGGTTTTTCAATTTTTATGATGCGGCAGGCTTTTATTTCCATACCGAATGAATTTATTGACGCTGCAATTGTTGATGGCTGCAGTCTTTTCAAAGTTTACTGGAAAATTTTATTACCGATGGCAAAGCCTACATTAATTTCTTTAGCATTGCTTGTCTTCATATCAACATGGAGCGATTTTCTTTTTCCATTAATAATCTTAAGGTCTCAAGAAAATTACACTCTTCAAGTTGGATTAAGTTATATGACCGGTACTTTTGTTGATAATTTCAGATTAATTGCAAGTGGTTCACTTCTGGCAATGCTTCCATCTATTTTGCTAACTGTATTTTTAAGCAAGTATTTTGAAAAAGGAATTTTTGAAGGTGGAATCAAATAA
- a CDS encoding sugar ABC transporter permease, with translation MKLASKSSLVLFLLPTFVFIFLFSSLPTLLAFSISLFKINFFGKSEFVGLKNFLRLFYDKYFYSALINSFIYLLVTPVLALISLTLAVLIKDLQRGQNFFKTIYFLPVVTPVIISGIMWRYIFNEDSGFLNYVISSFFNTKVNWLTSYPENIFSIMILTIWRGFGYYLIIFFAGLMSISKDIEEAAILDGAGFFRRMFFIVLPQLKPTLTLVFVLSGSAAIKLFTEIYILIPGAPLSHKTMVYYLYHQAFERFDLSYGSTIGIVVFVITLGFSYLNLKLIERER, from the coding sequence ATGAAACTCGCATCAAAAAGTTCACTTGTTCTATTTTTGCTCCCCACTTTTGTTTTTATTTTCCTTTTTTCATCACTACCGACTTTATTAGCATTTTCAATCAGCCTGTTCAAAATTAACTTTTTCGGAAAATCTGAATTTGTAGGATTAAAAAATTTTCTAAGACTCTTTTACGATAAATATTTCTACTCTGCACTAATCAATTCATTTATTTATTTACTGGTCACTCCTGTTCTTGCACTTATATCACTTACTCTTGCTGTATTAATTAAGGATTTACAAAGAGGACAAAACTTTTTTAAGACGATTTATTTTTTGCCTGTTGTAACGCCAGTCATTATCTCAGGAATTATGTGGCGGTATATTTTTAATGAGGATTCTGGATTTTTAAACTATGTAATTTCTTCATTCTTCAATACCAAAGTTAACTGGTTGACTTCTTATCCGGAAAATATTTTTAGTATAATGATATTAACTATCTGGAGAGGATTCGGTTATTACTTAATTATTTTCTTTGCAGGATTAATGTCAATTTCTAAAGACATCGAAGAAGCAGCAATTTTAGACGGAGCTGGGTTCTTCAGAAGGATGTTTTTCATCGTTTTACCACAATTAAAACCAACTCTAACTCTCGTTTTTGTTTTATCCGGTTCTGCGGCAATAAAACTCTTCACTGAAATTTACATTTTGATTCCTGGTGCACCGCTCAGTCACAAAACAATGGTTTATTACCTCTATCATCAAGCTTTTGAAAGATTTGATTTAAGTTACGGCTCAACTATTGGAATAGTTGTATTTGTCATCACACTCGGATTTTCTTATCTAAATCTAAAACTAATAGAAAGAGAAAGATGA